One window of the Physeter macrocephalus isolate SW-GA unplaced genomic scaffold, ASM283717v5 random_1827, whole genome shotgun sequence genome contains the following:
- the LOC102973461 gene encoding glutathione S-transferase P, translating into MPPYTIVYFPVRGRCEAMRMLLADQDQSWKEEVVTMESWPSLKGSCLYGQLPKFQDGDLTLYQSNAILRHLGRSLGLYGKDQREAALVDVVNDGVEDLRCKYVTLIYTNYEAGKEDYVKALPQHLKPFETLLSQNQGGQAFIVGNQISFADYNLLDLLRIHQVLASSCLDSFPLLSAYVARLSARPKLQAFLASPEHVNRPINGNRKQ; encoded by the exons A TGCCGCCCTACACCATCGTCTACTTCCCTGTTCGAG ggcgcTGCGAGGCCATGCGCATGCTGCTGGCCGACCAGGACCAGAGCTGGAAGGAAGAGGTGGTGACTATGGAGAGCTGGCCTTCACTCAAGGGCTCCTGT CTGTACGGGCAGCTCCCCAAGTTCCAGGATGGAGACCTGACCCTGTACCAGTCCAATGCTATCTTGCGTCACCTGGGCCGCTCCCTTG GGCTGTATGGGAAGGACCAGCGGGAGGCGGCCCTGGTGGACGTGGTGAATGACGGCGTGGAGGACCTTCGCTGCAAATACGTCACCCTCATCTACACAAACTAC GAGGCGGGCAAGGAGGACTATGTGAAGGCACTGCCCCAGCACCTGAAGCCTTTTGAGACCCTGCTGTCCCAGAACCAGGGCGGCCAGGCCTTCATTGTGGGCAACCAG ATCTCCTTTGCCGACTACAACCTGCTGGACTTGCTTCGGATTCACCAGGTCCTGGCCTccagctgcctggactccttccCCCTGCTCTCGGCCTACGTGGCCCGCCTCAGCGCCCGGCCCAAGCTCCAGGCCTTCCTGGCCTCCCCGGAGCACGTGAACCGCCCCATCAATGGCAACAGAAAACAGTGA